In the Sorghum bicolor cultivar BTx623 chromosome 4, Sorghum_bicolor_NCBIv3, whole genome shotgun sequence genome, tttattgtaaaaaaaatactgTTAAATAGCTCAAGCGATTGTATATATTGATAGCATTCTTGGAGGCCATATGGTTCATGGCAATTGGCCATGCCCTGGCTACTGTTGATGCACGTAGCAGAGGAGACTGTGGggtttggtggatggagatcTCCATGGGACCCGGCTTGCCTGCTGTCCGCCTGTCCTCGAATTATTCCCCCCCGTGTCTTGATTGATGAGAGACTCGTCGTGCGTGGAGGCagcggtggaggaggaggaggcagcaCCGCACAGGACAGGACAGGACAGGAACAGGAGGCGCTGCAGCTGCTCGATGGGCTCGATCGTGTACGTAGCCACCGAAAAGCTAGCGCGGCGGGAGATGGACACGGCCTGAAAACACGACTATTCCACTTGTCAATTGTGATGGTCCGACGGAGATGCAGCTGCCGCCGCACCGCCGGACATCCATGCATATATTccgacctctctctctctctctctctctctctctctctctctctctctctctcctgccTTGAGCGAATAATATGGCTGAAACATGCATGCCCTCAACTAAGttaatcatgcatgcatgtttgtCAAGACGCAATGCAAGAGGGTATGTTTTGGATGACGAAAGAAATTAATATCGTACTAGTGGTATTTAATTTCACAAAATGAGGACAGTGCAGTTATCACGTTCAAATCCTACCGGTCATGCGCTTTGATATGGTTTTACTATATATGCTAGCAAGTTTACGTACGTCGACCGATTCAATGGAACAATTAATTGGAGATCTAATTTTCAAAACTACTACTCCAttccaaaagaagaaaaaaaaacttgtatTTTATAGTTTTAAAAATAGGCTACTCCCCTccgttttaaattataaaacgTTTAAGTTTTTCTAGATATTTTGTTTTTCTTATATAGAGGGAGTGCTAGAAACCAACATGCGATGCCACACTCGGATACAATACGACAAGTTTGAGGGTCTGAAACGAAATTTTTGAGAGTTGAAAATGCATTTTAAGAATTTAGAGATCCGAGTGACACCGGAGACAAGTTTAAGGATTGCCCGTGTATTTTACTCATTTGGTAGTTATCGTTTACATGTACTTGTGATTAGCTTTATAGTTAGAAGACACAATGTCTCGTGGTTTTGTAGAATACTATTATTTAGACAAATTCTAAAGCTAAAAAAAAATTGAGTCAGAGGGAGTTAAAAGGGAAAATTATATTGTGTTGGAGGAAATTAGTTAGAATAATACTGTAACCTGATTTTCAATTTAGTACTGACTTGACTTCGGATGCCATGATCTGTGTGACTGGATCGAGTGAAGAAAGAGCAAGAGAGGCAGCCAAGGAACAAATTAGAAAGGCTTGTGATGTATATATATTGCATTTATGTAACATCAAGTCATGGGTCTGACTAGAGCCAACCACTTTCTTTCCCAAGAAGCGAAAAGGAGGAGGAGAAACTTCTCCGGGCGCAATATATCTACGAGCTTTGCTTGTCCGAAGCAAGGCCAAGCTGCAGATTTTTAAAGTGAACTGTTGGGATTTGGGGGAGATTGCCATCCAATCATACCATTTCTTTATTCTGTTGACGATACACGAGGATCTCCTAAACCAAAAACAATTGCCATCAAAAGATATGGGGGATATATGCGACCCCTATGATTCAATGAGGGCTGGATAAAAGCTCAAGGGAGCTCCCATGTGCTATGCTAAGCCAGCGACAAAACATCACATCAAGGGAAAAATTCTTGTACACAAAAAAACTAGTAGTGTAAAAAGTTGAGGCAAGTTTCATCTTCGTAAAAAGAAGATGTCAAATTCATAGTCTCAGTCTTCACACCTTTTTGCTTTGGCCATGGATCTAGATGAAGATTTTCTTATCTTTTGATTATAGTTAGATCTTGTTGTGATCTTCCTTGATCACCTATTCCCAACGAGTCAATGACATCGGAAACTTTACGGGTAGAATGGGGGGCTTTGTTGTTTCATGCTAtgaatgaaattaaaataaataattgTTATTTATCTTTTCAACATATTTTTTGGGAAGAAATATGTAAATTTTCTCACTAGTATGGAGATTCACGCTACACTTCTTCTCCTTTACCTCTGGTGATCTCCATGAACTCTAATGAGTAGTAGACGGGACAACGAGACATTATCAGTCGAAGGGGCGTCACGGGTGCTAGAGGTGGAGGAGATGGAGCTCGAGGTTGTGGTGGTCACTGAAGGCGGTGGGGATAAAggctggaggaggagaggacgAGGCTAGATAGGTGGAGTGCATGAGGGCTACAGACGAGGGGATCGAGGGCCATGACATTGGAGCGAAGGAAAAGATCTAGGAATTTCACATCCAACAGTGAGAAATTTGCTAGATTTATTCTCAAGAAACATGTTGATAGATAATAGCAATTTTAAGTCCTGTTGTAACGACTACTCTATGAGTTTTTATAAAAATCTAGGTTTACCTCTTTGAAAAAAATAGTAATTGCGAAAGCTGGCTAGATTCCTTGTGGTGGGACCTGCCCATCCGGGTTCAAGCCCGTAACTTGACACAGGTATTCgtatttttctagatttattctaGTATTTAACGGTGTTATTCTTTTAGTGTAGCGACGTGTCTGTCGGTAGCGAGGCGCCTGGTAATTTTGTCAATCTTGAGATTTACCGATCGAACTCAGTTTTTTAAAGTTGCTCATAGGGATAGAGTGTACGTACGTACATTCATAAACGTGAGTGTATGTTCCTGCGTATGAGCATATGTGTTTGTAACGTAatcttgcaaaaaaaaaacaattttctCAAATATATATGGTCAACCAAAACTTCAACTTACAGTAGTTATATTACCGCCTTACCGGTGGTGTAAGTTGGCATGTGGGCGAAGCCATTTCCTACGCTCTCCACCTGGCAGCTGGTGTCACAGTCCATTTCCCCCATGAGACGAAAGATGCCGTCGACAGCTAGTACAGTCTTAGGCTGTGACAGGTGGGCCCGTAGAGATCTTGGCGATCTGGGTCCTCCCGAAATAGAGGAATCGGGCGTTCGCGAGGGTGACGCATCCCGTCGCCGTCCGCTGATCCGGACCGTCCGAGGCCCCCGGATGGACGGCTGCTGCGGTTCTGTTGGCCGGGCGGCCATCGTGCCTTTGAGCAGAGTTTTGCCGAGCGAACAAACCTGTGCTGTGCCACCGCCCGCCAactaatgcaatgcaatgctcgGTACGTGCACCCAACTTTTCAAACACCACggaactgaggccttgtttagttcccaaaagtgaaaacttttcggaactgtagcattttcgtttgtttgtgacaaatattcaaaagattcgtctcgtgatttccagctaaactgtgtaattattttttattttcgtctatatttaatgtttcatgcatgtgccacaagattcgatgtgacggggaaccttgaaaactttttggttttcagggtgaactaaacgaggcctgaaACTCACAACTGATTTTCTATGCGTCATTGCGGCTGccaataatatattttttttcacgATAAATCAGCaaactatattttattttcagtTATGACTTTTTCAAACTAGCGAATAGACTTACTATTATAGTAAAAAAAAACATTCGATGTAGTAGAGTCTGTTCGTCGATCTAAAAAGTCATGactgaaagtattgttcgctgatttattataaaaaaaccaTTATTAACTAGTAAAAAAACTTATAAGAGAAGCGAACATAGCTAGAAAAATAAATATTCCAATATTAATGCTGGAGGCACATTAATGAGTAAATCCAGTGTTCCCCTGTGAGCGTGTGGCCTACCCCGTTTGGACTCGTGATCTGGTAGCGTATCTGCAATTAAAACCAAATCACTGTCAAGTCATACTGTACCATCTCACGAAACTCAACTGGGCATTATCATTACCACTATTAATTATACTACTAAATACTGGGCATTATCAACTGGGAGTACGGCCTTTTTTTTTTCGGTTcggcaaaagaaaagaaaagaaaagagaggagagaggagagagaaggtgcGGAGAGAGATTCCCTCCCGACAAGCAAATCCGGAGGAAAGCATTCCCGCGGGCCCACCACCCTCCCACCCCCCGCGCGGGCCCCACCCtccgtctcctcctcctcctctgttcTGCTGGCTCTGCTGCGTCTCTCTTCTCTGTCtggctgctctgctctgcttccGCATCCGCGGGTTCAGAGACGACGAGGACGAGCTCTCACTCACAGCACAGCGCCCTGTCTCCCTCCATTACTCCAttgctctccctccctccctccctctacAGACAGCAGGTCTGCACTGCACAGCTGCACTGTGAGGAGACTGTGACCCGGAGGGAGGCGGAAGAGCCTCCCcttcttccttctctctcatcgCTCCACCACCACCCCTCTCTTATTTACTGGTCCAAGCCCCCCCGCGGTTGTTCCTGGGCTGGACCGGACCGTCGCGTCGTCTCGCCTTGGTTTGCTGCTGGAGTCCACAAGCACCACCGCGAGCGCGAGGGGGCAGAAAGGGAGACGAGGCGCGCTTGCCTGGGCCTCGAGGGAAGAGGATGGGAGCAGGAGGGGAAGGAGAAGggaaggcggcggcggtggtgaggGTGCTGGTGGTGGACGACTCCCCCATCGACCGCAAGGTCGTGGAGCTGCTGCTCCGGAACCACAAGGGCGGCGCCGCGCCATTCCACGGTCAGCTCCTGCTCCTTGCTTTCGCTTTCGCTTGCTCGCCTCCCTTGTCTCCGTCCGCCCAGCCCCATTCCATTCCTCCGTCTCGGCGGACGCCGGCCGTGATCATCCTCTTCATCACTTCATGCATAGCACATGGCACATGGTTGCTTCAGGATTACTCTGATCCGGgattatagatatatatatatatatgtatatgaacTGCACTGCAAGTCTGCAACCCTATTTGTCCTACTATTTTGATCGACCTTGCTTGCTTTTACTGCATGGCATGGTATGATCAAGCTTCATCCATCCATCGTCTCGTCTGTCAGTAGTTGCTCATTACTGTATAGAATCAATAAGAAAACAAAATCGAATTGCAGTCTGAACTAATTAAGACATGGATTTCATTGCTTGTTCATTCAGTTACCGCCGTCGACAGCGGCAAGAAGGCAATGGAGCATCTCCGGCTGATGGAACAAGACAGCCTGGATTCATCTGCCGCTCATGCTAATGTGAGTAGTTCTCTCTACTCGCCGGCCCAATCGTAGACATCCGTACATATCTGCACCCAAGCTGTCTCTTCTCCTGATGATGAAGCTACGTGCGTGGAGTAGTTCTCTGTTTCCTCTTCGGGACTTTTGAACGAATTAATGAACGGTATAGGACTAGTAAAAACATTACTAGTACTACAGATTTTTACCTGATCGGCAAGATTTTCTATGGGGATGGACCGATCCTGTCCCTCCTCTGTTCAAAAAGCGTCGAAGAAAGGTCTCTTCAGTCTtcattagggcctgtttagactgggaacgaaaattttttgggtgtcatatcggatgtgtcggaaggatgtcgggaggggtttttagaaactaattaaaaaacaaattacataactcgtcaggaaactgcaagacaaatttattaagcataattaatctgtcattagcatatgtgggttactgtagcacttaaggctaatcatagagtaactaggcttaaaagattcgtctcgtgattcttaactaaactgtgtaattagtttatttttttatttacatttaatgttccatgtatgtgttcaaagattcgatgggatggatgaaaaatttttaggtggagaactaaacagggcctagtcATAACTACTCCACTTGCGTAGTACTGATTTAGACAAGTGCGTTAGTATTGCTGGGGGGTGGAGAAAAATGACCGTGCTCTGATAAGTGCAAGCAGTGTAGTATGACGTGATGAAATCTTTGactgcaagtgcaagcagaaaatATACATAGTACTCCTATTTCTTATTCTGTATGAATATGATGAAGGCGCTATGTCTGAGATAATAAGAATGGTTTTGCAGGAGCTAACCGTTGACATCGTGCTCACTGACTACTGCATGCCGGAGATGACTGGCTACGACTTGCTCAAGGCCATCAAGGTAGTTTAatccttttcttcttcttgttgcgGGCTTCAAATTAACCCTGTCATCCTTTTTAGCTTAAAAATGAAACTGAAAGAGTTATTGGACCAATTAATTAACTGCCAGGCGTTGAGCTCCCCTACTCCGATCCCGGTGGTGGTGATGTCGTCGGAGAACGAGCCCCAGAGGATCAGCAGGTGAAGAACGAACGACCCAAATCCCccccttcttctccccctttccCCGGCCTCATCATATCACTGCGCAAAGGCCTCCAAAGCAGATGCCGTCCGTTCGTTACATGCGCGAGCGAAAGCCGCTTTTGCTCTCTGGCTATGTTCTGTGCATGGTTTAATCAGTTTAGGCCCTTTCTGAAAGAAAGCCACAGCAGGATTTAGATTTGCGCGCCTTTTCAAGAAACGAAAGGCTTTTAGCAAGGAGTAGATTTGCATTGCACATCATCAGCACTAATTAACAAGCGtgcccaccaccaccagcagtcTCTGACTGACCTCTTTAAAACTTTTGATTGATGGGTGGATAAAAGCAGATGCTTAACAGCCGGTGCCGAGGATTTCATCCTCAAGCCCCTCAAGACCAAGGACGTGCAGCGCCTGCGCAACTGCTCCAAGTCCAACGCTGCAGCTAGACCACCCAAGGACGACGCGGACGCCCATCAGTGAAAGAGCTTGAGCAGCATCAGAAAGCTGCGGTCGGATCAGAATCAGATCGCCATGCCTGGGCACAGATCACAACTGACAGGATTAACCATGGTATATACTTCATCATTTCTTTCTGTTCATTCACAAGAACAAGAACAgcctgcttatatatatatatatatactataattactcatgatgatgatggtggttCGATGGATGCTCCCCCAGGTCCTGCATGCCTCCAGCATTGAAGTGTCGCACTACTTGCAGTTCCTCTTCAAGTTCGTGCTGCTCGCGTACGCGGTGCTGTGCCTGAGCGAGCTCCTCCACAGATGGTCCAACAATGGCTCCGTCCTCTCCCTGTGGTCTGCATGACGATGAGCATCTGAAAACCGATCGATGCAGTGTTATTAGTGTAACTGCTTACTAAGGCTGCTGCAGGCTTTCAGTTGAATTTTCCCTGTAATCCAGGCATGAGGAGCCATCGATCGATCAGTTCTTCCTCGCTCCGATCGATCCCTATATTTCATTTCAATTTCACCAGCTGTTTTTTTTAGCTAGATTATTATTGTTTGCCTGGCGTTAATTGGAGCGAGGTcctaaggtcagtctcaatgcatagtttcatgtcacagccacatgagtttcatgaggataaaactcctctctcatttgATGAAACTcgttcatttaatgaccctcccaagtcagcaattttgcttatgtgacactctatttaatgtgcatgacactctcatgaaacatgcattgagactagccgtGCGGGTCCGGTTCTTGTTCTTGCATTGAGGGGGTCGTTTCGTTTGGTTGGATGGATGGGAGGAGAACCAATGCAAGCGCGATAAGGtgatcgctgatggtgatatgATATGGTGTCACTTTGCCCGTTATTATTATATGAATGCATGACAAGAGAGGGTATCTAATGTCCTTGTTAATCAAGATATGGGCTTGATCTGCTGATGCAATTGTCCAGAGACAGACAGCTTCTCTGACATTTCTTAAGCTGGGTGGACGCAGACGTTCACCTGCTCTGCCTCTGCTCTTACCCTCACACAGTCACGCACTCACGCTGCGTCAGTTGACCAGGATATATATGACGCCAGAATAATCTTTAGTTAGACGGAAAAGAAAAAATGCTAATTCCACGATTATACAATACCAGTCACGTCAACACTACAAACTTTGGCCGTGTGACTGATTGAACCTAGTTCAGATTTCAGACTTCAGCAGTACAGTACATATATCACTGTAATCTTCTAGCTGGACAAGCAAGGAAATCCTTGTGACTATTGGAGGAAAAGAAGGAAATCCTTGTGACAGCGACGGGCAGATGAATGATTACATGCATTAGTTTCCTAGTACCAACTGAAAATCATTCTTTTCATACTTCTCCCTCTCAAGAGCACCGTTGAGTGCAAATCCTGACAGATAACATTACCTCCCTTCCAAAATAAATCAATTCATACTATCATCGAAAGTCAAATTATCTTAAGTTTTTataaactttatagaaaaagggaacatcttataaaaatatgtttCATGATGCATCAAGTGATGCTAATTCGGTgtcattttctataaatttaatcaaacaTAAACTAATTTTacttaagacaactctaagAGTTGATTTAtttagggacagagggagtaactATTTAAATGGAATTTGTTTGGTGACAATGTATAGACCTTTTTTTCCCCTAAAAAAAGCTATGGCGGAAAAAAATGATGGGCATGAAGTAGATATTGAATATTACATGGAATAGAGGTTATTAGGTTAAGGTTATCTTTGGTAGGATTTCTGTTGAGACTTCTCCATCGGCTTAATCACAAGCTATGTCAAATGTGCATACACGAAAATGGCTATGAAGCTAAAACCAAGCTAGAAATAGTACAGATTCTAAGAAGGGGTGTGGGATTAGGATTTAGGGATAGTACTGTTTTTAAACATAGTATGTAGTGGGTTGGATCTTAAACATTCTTGCTTTGATTACCCAATTCGAGCTTGAACTATGATTTGTTGGTCTTGAAACGAAGCAGGCGCGCAAAGTAGCCTCTATTTGGATGAAAAACTCTTGTTCGTTAAGCAAACTGGTCTTGTTCGTTAAGCAAAATGGCTGGGGTTGCCCCTCGAACTTTTAGTATTCTCTCAGTCTATCAATGCATATTCTGACTATTGAAAAGTTAGACTATAAACGATTAGTAAAATTATATGCGTGTTTAGTGTATAAAAATTGTATCAGTAGCTTTGATTCAAAGTGGCTTTAAGACAATACTGTTTTTTTAGCTATTGACAGTTTATTTTAAGAGAAGTTATGGACCAAAGTTTACTTTGGAAGACTCTCCCCTACCACATGATGTATAACTTGCATAGAAGGAGGTAGTGGTGCGATAGAAATTGGGACAGAAACTCGATCTCAAactgaaaaaggaaaaaaaaagcgcTTGATATAAGATAgtgaagaaaaaaagaaaaataaaatccaTCCAAGCAGAAAGGCAACAACCAGGCGACGGTGCAGCCTGACGCCGGTTAACGttacctctttttttttttttgaaactccaGTTAACGATACCCCGTACCACATAAAGATCCCAGGCGCGTACACTGCGAACAACTGTACTGGTATACCATAGGACAATGTACGAGTCCTGAAGGAGAACAGGAGCCGGCCGGGCGGCCTGTGCCAGAGAATCATGCATGTTTAGTGTATATGAAAATTGTATCAatagtttttattttaaaaatatgtTTTTAAGACGACACTGATTTTTTTGTAGCCATTGACAATTTATTCTAAAGCCCAGTTTGGATCATTGGAATAAATTTATTCTAATACTTATAATTTAGGTACA is a window encoding:
- the LOC8068884 gene encoding LOW QUALITY PROTEIN: two-component response regulator ORR2 (The sequence of the model RefSeq protein was modified relative to this genomic sequence to represent the inferred CDS: substituted 1 base at 1 genomic stop codon) → MGAGGEGEGKAAAVVRVLVVDDSPIDRKVVELLLRNHKGGAAPFHVTAVDSGKKAMEHLRLMEQDSLDSSAAHANELTVDIVLTDYCMPEMTGYDLLKAIKALSSPTPIPVVVMSSENEPQRISRCLTAGAEDFILKPLKTKDVQRLRNCSKSNAAARPPKDDADAHQXKSLSSIRKLRSDQNQIAMPGHRSQLTGLTMVLHASSIEVSHYLQFLFKFVLLAYAVLCLSELLHRWSNNGSVLSLWSA